GCCAGCAAACGTAAGGAAACAATCGGTGACACACTTTGAAGTTAAGAGCGGTCGCGCTGTCAATCAGTTGGGTTGTCAAGTGCGTGTGGAAATGGGAGGTGATTTATTTAGTGTGTGCAGGGAACGCACTGGTTCAACTTTAGTTTAAGTGAAAAGTTGGGGAATGGGAGAAGGCTTggcagattttttctttttttttttttttcattcttcatATTAAAGTGTTGTGTATGTGAATGTTGAATCTATTGTGCAAGTTTGTTGACAAGCTTCAATCCTGTCCTGATAAATGTGAATGAATATAGCTGTCATTATGGGAggaattttcactttttgttatgatgatgtcagtgtttttgtttttgttttgtttttattattattattattttgtttagaacTTTTGCATCTGTTCTGTTGACTTTGTGGTATACAGTTTTTATAACATTATTACATTTAAATCAGcaatataaaaatgaatgactattaatttttctttctctctaagGCAATTCACATAAATTAATAACAGCCAAAATCTGAATGTTTTCCAGTAATTCAACAGGGGTTCATTTCACATTAAGGAAGACTTAATATGATGACAAATCATGCAATATCTCTTGTTAGCGCTTGTGCTGTTATGACAGACTCATTTTCCTCACAATTTTGAGGTTGCAGGTTCAAATCCCAGTTTCCTGTGTGGAATTTAAATGTTCTCTCTAAGAATTCTCAAGTTAAACAAAAATAGTTATTTACATTAACTAATAatgcaaattcatttttttgtttaaatttcagACCACTTAAAATAAGATATTAAAAGAAATGatgaagttacaaatttgatAATGCGTATGTTGTGTTTGCAGTGATGGACCTGGTCTATTGGAGGAGCACGAGCAGGACCGGTGTTGTGTTCACGGGCTTGGTGGTGTGCCTGGCCAGTTTGTTCCAGCTGAGCGCCATCACTGTCCTCTCTCACATTTGTTTGGGCGTCATGTGCGTCACCTTCCCCCTGCGCCTCTACTACAAGCTGCTGGAGCTGCTGCGCTGGAACCCAGGGCTGCATCCTTTCCAGTGAGTCCATTCACATTGATGATTGGCTGACAAAAAGAGGGAATGTACCATTGCTGAGAATATTACTTTGGAGtgattcttgttttttttttcttgttttttttctgcaatgtTATGTTTCCAGGTCTTATCTGGACTACGACAGCTCTCTGACAGACAAGGAGACGGTGATGCTGGTGGAGGAGGTGGTGCTGCTAATAGCGTTTGCCGTCACAGAGCTCAAACGTCTTCTTTTCGTTGACAATGTGATTGACTCGCTCAAGGTCAGAGCATgttcaaaagcaaaatattataaaacaCTTACTGATTTTGAACcagttacattttgtttttgtttttttttcttctctcagtTTGTTTTGCTGCTGTACCTGCTAACCTATGTTGGCGTTCTCACTGCTGGGCTGACACTGGTCATAGCTGGTGAGTTCAGAAAAAGGATTTGTGATAATGTATCCACcaccatttcttcttcttttttttttcttgttttttccctgaaatgtcatttgaatgACATTTCATGACGTATTTCATGTTGAcagcgtctgcagcatgaagTAAATGTGAGAGTagagcctttttatttatttattgatatttaattctatttatatattttatttgtatttatttccacatttatttttagatttatcattgtttatattgtttttatttttatagttatttgtacttttatttattcatggatatatatttttgttgtttttatttccatttatattattttattgtatttaatttttgaattgtatttttatatccgtttttgttttcacttttatacatatacatatatttgttgtttatatatatatatatatatatatatatatatatatatatatataattatatttgtacattcttatttatttattaatatttatttataaatatttatttataatataataataataataataataattattattattattattatcattattattattattactactttgGGTGGTGGTGTTGGATAGTATTTTTGGTCTTCCATAGCAGAGAGCTTCCATGGATTTTATTGTCTGATACCTTCACTGTATTGAAAATTCGTCCTGGCTAGGCTTAATTTTCAGTTACAATTtcaacatcattttactttttttttcaaattgtctCATTAGTAATGGCATTTtaacatcaacatttttgtgttacaGCTGTCATTGCTCTCTTTTCCTTTCCTCTGCTCTACAAAAAACAGCAGGTAATATTTGAATATATACTTattggccacaacattaggtacacctgtgcagaaatctgttctaaatatacCCGTCTCTGTCATAATGCCAGGTGAGGATAAGGAAGATTGTCAGAGCTTGGAAGGCTTTTGAGAAGAAAATCAAAACTTGGTGAGTAATTGTTACAAAATTAGTTGTCACAGACCTCATTACAATATAATAACTACTCTACGGTGCTGCGTTTTGTGTCAGGTGCCTCGGGGTGCACGATGCAGTCAAATCGGCTCGCGCACAAGCCGTCTCCTCAAAACCTGCTCCTACGCCAGCCCCCAAACAGAAAGTCAAGGCAAAGTAAACAGCACGCGCAGGATGTTTTAAGTGCGTCAAAAATGACGGCGGTGGTGCCGCATCCTCTGTCAGTCCACCATGACGTTGGTATTGGAACACCATTTAATCGATGCTCACAGCTGAGACAAAGCTGATATTCATTAGGAGATGCGTGAGGAGAGAGGAATTTTATTCAGCAAGATACTTTGTGTGGGCAAACTGATTCACATATTCACTTGAGTCAAGGACAGCACACACGCACAAGATCatagtttttttatttcttaagtGGCAACAGGTCTATTTTTACATTAGCACAAGCACTGTGTTCCTGTTGAGATGCCAAATGAAGCTTTTAATTATTATCAGCGATATCATTTGAATAAAACTGACAGGAACCTCACCTGACAATCATATTGGATATGATATTTGTTTGTCTTAAAATTGTACCGTAATTCTTAATAACTTTTGTGGGAATTGGCATCTATAAATGTGCAATAATGACATTAATaggcaaagttttttttaatcacacttTGAATCAATTTAAATGGCCATTGTGTTACCCGCCTTGGCCATCAGGGGGCAATATAGGACAAACGGATGGTGCTGTTATATTGAATATTTATATGTGTTGCTGCACTGTTTGCGTTCAAATATGTTTAAAGGGTTATACACACGTTTgctattatgtgttagcattagcattaacctaGCGGACTAAATATTAAGCTATGTGATTGTGTAATTCACTTTGTTTTCTGTTTATTATTTGTGCTTTATTCTACTATTACATACATCACTGGTgatgaaaacagaaaacaaacaggCTGTTCAAGTTGAGCATGCAGAAGTTCATTGTCCAAATCATGCACATTTAAAATAGCATCATCTTGTAAATTGTAGTGCAAGTTGAGGGCCAAACTACAAAAATGGTGTTAATCTTCAGCTGTGACTTGTTTTATTGATAAATTGTTACTGTTCTGCAAAAGTATGACTCTAATGACCACATACTGTACTCAACTAACATGTCTTAATGTGCTAATAAAGCATGTACTgtagatgcccccccccccccccccccgcatatCTATTATATTCGAGTTAATTTACAAGGTGTCATAGTGATGTGTCTCAACACTTACGCAAAGGTATCTGtacatttgttatttatttcattgtagCTGCGAAATATAATATTTTAGAACTGTGAATTTCATACCCCGCATTTAACAGCTAGCCAAACCATCTCCGCTGCGTCACCCAGAATGGCAGGAGTCTTTTTTTCTGTTGAGTATAGCAGTTTTTATACAAGTCATTTATGAAGAATCaactttaaaaacaataatattagAATCAGTGCATTGTTCTTTTTGCCCTTCTTTCTgtaataaaaagcaaaaaaaaatgtaatactgtACGTATTTGATTCTGATTCATGTTGTTCTACAATTACAATTCTaatgtattaaataaataaataaataaataataataatggatggataataataatactactaataatgaTTTTGAGATGTATTTTAAcatctttaaataaaaaataaaattgtgtgaagtttttttttatgtcaggaaggatggttttgttttgttttgttttgttttttttttaatcttaaaaattggTCTTACATACTTCGTAATTTGATGTAACACCAAGAGTGATGCTTCAGTATAAGTCGTGGGAAGTAAGAGAttcttctatacatggtcttttttttttgtttgtttgtttaaaaaaaaaaaaaaaaaaaacggcatactatacatggtcttttttttaaaacaaaacaaaaaaatgccatactatacatggtcgtttggaaaacaaacaaacaaacaaacaaacaacaaaacgctttactgtacatgcttgttttttttgttttttttttaaaacagcttactatatccatggtcatttatttttatagactttggtgtgacccggccgggggattgaaccctcGACCTCCCATtgtcagggtggacactctaccacttgaccactgagatGGTCTTTGAGGAGtgggggggagggaaaaaaaaaaaaagcttcagtttattttatttatttatttatttatttttttaaacgtcgattaaaaaaaaaaaaagccttactatacatggtcgttttttttttttttgtttgttttttttttaaaacaccatactatacatggtcgttttaaaaaaaattaaaacgccttactatacatggttgtttttaaaaaaaaattaaaaatgtcttactatacgtggtcatgttttttgtttttgttagaggaaaaaaaaaagccttactatacatggtcattttttgttagaaagaaaagtgttactatacatggtcattttttgttagaaaaaaaaagtcttactatacatggtaatattttttatttaaaaaaagtcttaccatacatggtaatattttttatttaaaaaaaaagtcttactatacatggtcattttttgttagaaaaaaaagccttactatacatggtctttttcttttctttttttttgtttttgttttgtttttttttgttagagaaaaaaaaaagccttacaatacatggtcattttttttttgttagagaaaaaaaaagccttactatacatggtcattttttttgtgagagaaaaaaaagcctgacaatacatgatcttttttttttttttaagagaaaaaaaagccttactatacatggtcatttttttttgttagagaaaaaaaaagccttaatatacatggtcatttaaaaaaaaaaaattttagagaaaaaaaaacctgactatacatggtcatttttttttttttgttagagaaaaaaaaagccttactatacatggtcatttttttttttcttagagaaaaaaaagccttactatacatggtcattttttttttcttagagaaaaaaaaagccttactatacatggtcacttttttttgttagagaaaaaaaaagccttactatacatggtcatttttatttttttttttgtttgagaaaaaaaagccttactatacatggtcatttttttttgttagagaaaaaaaagccttactatacatggtcattttttttgttagagaaaaaaaagccttactatacatggtcttttttttttgttagagaaaaaaaaagccttactatacatggtcatttttatttttttttttgttagagaaaaaaaaagccttactatacatggtcatttttttatgttagagaaaaaaaaaaagccttactatacatggtcatattttatttttatttttttgttagagaaaaaaaagccttactatacatggtctttttttttttttttttttttttttttttgttagagaaaaaaagccttactatacat
The Festucalex cinctus isolate MCC-2025b chromosome 18, RoL_Fcin_1.0, whole genome shotgun sequence genome window above contains:
- the rtn2b gene encoding reticulon-2b isoform X1, which produces MASKLMDLVYWRSTSRTGVVFTGLVVCLASLFQLSAITVLSHICLGVMCVTFPLRLYYKLLELLRWNPGLHPFQSYLDYDSSLTDKETVMLVEEVVLLIAFAVTELKRLLFVDNVIDSLKFVLLLYLLTYVGVLTAGLTLVIAAVIALFSFPLLYKKQQVRIRKIVRAWKAFEKKIKTWCLGVHDAVKSARAQAVSSKPAPTPAPKQKVKAK
- the rtn2b gene encoding reticulon-2b isoform X2 is translated as MDLVYWRSTSRTGVVFTGLVVCLASLFQLSAITVLSHICLGVMCVTFPLRLYYKLLELLRWNPGLHPFQSYLDYDSSLTDKETVMLVEEVVLLIAFAVTELKRLLFVDNVIDSLKFVLLLYLLTYVGVLTAGLTLVIAAVIALFSFPLLYKKQQVRIRKIVRAWKAFEKKIKTWCLGVHDAVKSARAQAVSSKPAPTPAPKQKVKAK